One stretch of Pomacea canaliculata isolate SZHN2017 linkage group LG1, ASM307304v1, whole genome shotgun sequence DNA includes these proteins:
- the LOC112569781 gene encoding ribosome biogenesis protein TSR3 homolog: MGRSKKAGRGRSARGGFKNSDRKTHRSEKFSDVETELDGLTVACSSSSSIGTDEPLIPQSISLAMWDLEHCDPRKCTGRKLSRMGLVRSLRLNQRFPGLILSPMGTVPVSPQDRDIVTSGGIAVIDCSWARLEDTPFGRMKGSHPRLLPYFVATNPINYGRPWKLSCVEAFAATLWITGYREQAESILAKFKWGTTFIQENCDLLDRYAACSTPADITAAQEAHLQQLQHDHEENREKDLLYIDASLDVCNPNRPVHAQHLQVSDSETRVKMRILVRKKFQETLVRKQIPQKKMKKNQRKTQNLIKM, encoded by the exons aTGGGGCGGAGCAAAAAGGCAGGACGTGGGAGATCTGCTCGGGGAGGCTTTAAAAATAGTGACAGAAAAACTCATCGGTCAGAAAAGTTCAGTGATGTAGAAACAGAACTCGATGGCCTAACCGTGGCATGCAGTTCGTCATCTTCAATTG GGACAGATGAACCATTAATTCCTCAAAGTATTTCACTGGCTATGTGGGACCTGGAACATTGTGATCCACGAAAATGCACTGGGCGTAAGCTGAGTCGGATGGGACTAGTACGAAGTTTGCGACTGAATCAGCGTTTTCCTGGACTTATATTATCTCCCATGGGCACTGTCCCAGTTTCACCACAGGACag AGATATTGTCACTTCTGGAGGTATAGCAGTCATTGACTGTTCTTGGGCTCGGCTTGAAGATACACCTTTTGGACGAATGAAGGGAAGTCATCCTCGCCTGCTACCTTATTTTGTTGCCACCAATCCCATCAATTATGGTCGTCCTTGGAAATTGTCCTGTGTTGAGGCTTTTGCTGCAACCTTGTGGATTACTG GTTATCGTGAGCAGGCTGAGTCAATTTTAGCCAAGTTCAAGTGGGGAACAACTTTCATACAGGAGAACTGTGACTTGCTTGATAGGTATGCTGCTTGCAGCACACCTGCTGACATTACAGCAGCTCAAGAGGCACATCTGCAGCAACTGCAGCATgaccatgaagaaaacagagaaaaag ATCTTCTTTACATTGACGCATCATTGGATGTTTGTAATCCTAATCGCCCAGTACACGCACAGCACCTACAAGTCTCAGATTCTGAGACGAGAG tgaaAATGAGGATACTGGTGAGGAAGAAGTTTCAAGAGACTCTGGTGAGGAAACAAATACCacagaagaagatgaagaagaatcaaagaaaaacacagaattTAATAAAGATGTGA